The DNA segment aagaaatgatacgTATACCTGATAGAAAACTACTAAgctgcttaaaaaaataaaatcctgcctTTCACAAcacatggatgcaactggagacaatTAGGTTAGAGATATAGCCAGttccagaaagaaaaacatcacaTCTTCCTTAGTTTGttgtaactaatatatagagtacaaaaaaaaaaaagacatgtctaTGAATGAGACTGACACTTAAAGATTCGATTATTGTTTATATCCACTGTTTATACACCTCAgcaacagtggtttttctactttatttatttagtggagagttacACTTGCTATTATAAATTCAAAGTATGTAATttcaaacattaaaagaaaaataaggaaggaggaaagaacggaagcaaggcagggagagaagggtgggagtatcattatgttcttaaaaatatatctgtgggatacatgaaatttgttcccatgatattaataaaaattaaaataaataaataaaagtgttacaTGTACAAAAAGAACACCAAAACGAAAAAAAATAAAGGCGATTAAGTGCATCAGATTAAGATGTTTCGTAGTTTATCTACAGAAAACTCCTATGACAAACTGGCTTGAACACTGgtaaatgtataatttaaaaaatatatatgactttAAAAAACTTTGTCCATGTTATTTTCTCATGCATCACGTGGATAATTTGTATGGAAACAAAGTCACATAGAAGGAAGAAGTTCTAATGTTCCACAGCACAATGAGTAAATATAGTTTACAATAAACTATTATATATTGTATGAAGGACTAGAAGAGAGGACTTACTGggttccaaacacaaagaaatgtaaAGGCTAGTTCctttgatttgatcagtacatacCGTGTATCTGTTAAAATGTTATAGTGTATCCTATAAGTACTACAATAGTTAACTATTATATGTTaacctaaaagaaaaaagaaacagttttgatataaacaataaaattaaagaaaaactgatatgaacaacagcaataaaaaacaaaaattctgaaTGATACTAGGTTTAAATTGGGTTAGAACATCCATGTGGGTGGTGGTAACCTAAATGAAGGGAAGGCAGGACAGAAGCATTCGGGAACAGCTGGAGGGAAAGATTTGAAGAGGGACCCTGGTTTCTTCTACTGTGGTTCCTGCTGCACTGAAGCACTCTGAGACAGCAACTGAGACCCCACACACCCGTACTGTGTGGGCTATCAACACAGCAATGCCACCTGAATTAGAACTACAGGTCCACCTGGAAGCTTGGAACCGCATGAAGAGTGACTCATTAATCATCATCAAAAAGCATATAAAGAACTGAACACATTACAAGCAAAGCATCTCTGTTATCACATGTAACAAAGGTAGAACTTTTTTCCCTGAACGTTTTGAAACATCCAGTCCTGTggagagaaggacacacagagacagtTGTCTCAACAAGGAgaccccacgcccacgcccacgcccactcCTTGGGGATTTCGCTGGCACGGGCGGAGAAAAGGGACGGATTCCCATCAGAAGGCGAATTCCAGCAGTGGGCAGGAGAACCTAGAGCAAGAACTCAGAGGCTGCACAGCTCCAAAGAAACTGGCTCCCTCCCAGTCCGCCCTCCCACAGCCTAAGCCACTtacccagagcagccaggtctggaggccccagggagcGGTGGTCACATGAGGTGCACCTGCACTCCACAGCAGGTGGCTCAGGTACTGGAGGTCGTGGGTCGAGGCCTGGTCTCCCGTCAGCAGAGAAGTGGGGCTCCCCCACGACGAGGAGTCCAGATGATACAGTGCGAGAGAACCGAGGGTACCATCCACACCCGAAGATGGACCCCACAAAGCCGCACACCTCCCCCATCAGCCTCGGGAGGACCCACACGTCACCGCAGGGCTCGGGCTCCACTGGACTTGCAATGGTGCGCCCACAAGAAAATGAGAGCTCAGGTCTCAGGCTGGCCGGGTAGGCTCAGCTGTGAGAGGAGCCTGGGGCCCAGCTGCCTGACAACAAAAGCATGCTTGGAATTCTCTGGGACCACGCCCCACCTGAGACCCTGAACCCCAAACCCGGAACCCGGAACCCGGAACCCGGATCCCGGAACCCAGAACCCGGAACCCGGAACCCGGAACCCGGAACCCGGAACCGCTCCACACTTCCCTCcccggaaggaaggaaggaaggaaggaattgcgGCCCAGAGCACCGCCCTGTccgccctggggaggggccagagggCGTGGCCGGAAGTGGCCACCCCCACTTCCGCCTAAAAGGCCGTTGGGGGGTGCTGCCCTGAGAGGTGCGGCCTCCATCTGAGGCATCTTCACAGGTCTCTTCAGGTGTGTCGGCGCGTTACCTGGCGTACAAGTGTGGGGACCACCCCGCCGAAACCCACAATCCCTGCCCCTAGAAAGAGGAAGCACGAGAAATCTGCCCACCGCGCCCAGAGCCCGGGCGGGATTCGGCCCTGCGGCACCCCCGCCccactccacccccccaccccacccggcctgctcccgctccctctccgcCATGGCGGCCTAGGGAATAAAGGCTTACTCCAGGGTTGGACTCGGCTCGCTGAAGGGGTTAGCCCAGGCCTCTGCAGCTAAGGAAGGGAATCCTCGGGACACTTGAGGGTTTGGGGGGCCCCACGGCGCTGAAGCCACAAGAGCAGAGGCAGGGCGAGGGTCCAGGACCCGCTGGGCCGGGGAACGGCGCTACACGGAACCCCGGACCTTGCGTTGGGAGGGCCCGCTGAGTCTGAGGACTCCGATGCGCCCGCGTAGTCTCCTCCAGAGAGTCGGGGTGTGGGAGCTCAGTTGCAGGGGGAGGCGGCAGGCCAGCAGAGTACGATTTCCACAGCGTGGGCACAATCAGCTTGAGGGCCCAGCTGAGTGCCGGGACCATGCTCACACAGCGCGGCACCCAGGCACCCTGGAATCCTTCCTTACTGTCCCCTGGGGAAGCCCGGGCATAGACGTCTTTCTGACCCCACTGCCGCCCAGTTCCTCAAGGATAGCAGCCAAGTGGAGGCTTCTGGTCGGGGAAGAGTCACAAGCTAGCCTGAGGACAGACAATCTGGGGCTCCTCCAGGGCAGCTCCGGAACCCCAAAGACCCCAACTCGCTCTTGCATTTTCCAGTTTGCAGAATCCACGCAGGTGGGACCAAGAGGTCCACACTCGGTTCCCGGGGCTGCCTGTCAGGTAAGCGCTGACCTTGGCGGGAGGGGCCGGGTCTCAAGTAAAGAGACACAGTGGTGGCCAAGGGGAGGAAGTTAAGGGAAGACTGAACAGCGGCTCCTGAATGCGGGAGCTGAGCTTCCTGACCTGCCCCTGCTCTCAGCCCTGGAGacagactccagggcagttctatCAGGCTGAGGCTGCCCCTCATGGCCGAACTCCAACTCCATGGGAGGTGAGAGCCTTGAGGTGAAGGGGAAGCCTCcgggcagcagatgggagcactcgcAGCTCCCACCATGGACGAGGTGAGGACCTCGACTTCAGTGCTCACACGATGACACTCTCCCCCATCCAGGTGCCTGCCCTGCCCGCTCTGCTGCCAGCcctctgccgcctgcagtggtCATGCCTCGGGGACAGAAGAGCAAGCTCCGAGCTCGCAAGAAGCGCCTGCAGACTCACACTGTTACCCAGGGTGCCAAGGCTGCCCAGGCCGTtggggaagaggaaagagagaatctctctccctctgttccttCCTCTCCTGTTGGGGTGGGTGTTCCCCCAAACTCCCCTGCATCGTGTATTTCCCAGTGTGTACTTGGAGGTCAACCCTCTAGCTCTCTTGATGCAGGTGTTTCTGATGCATGTTCTCATGTAGGTGTTGAAAGTGGGGCAAAGGCAAGCCTTTCCAAGGAGGCACCTTCTGCTCGGATATCTATCAGAGATCCTCTGTCCAGGAAGACCCATCAGTTGGTGCAGTTCCTCCTGGAGAAATATAATAACCAAGAGCCCATCATGCAGGCAAACATGCTGAAGGTTGTCACCAGAAAGTATAAGGCACACTTTCCTGAGATCCTCAGGAAAACCTCTGAGCGTCTTGAGCTGGTGTTTGGGCTTGACTTGAAGGAAGTCAATCCCAGTAGTCACATGTATGTCCTTGTCAGCAAGCTAGGCCTCTCCACTGAGAGTAGTCTGCATGGTAACCAGGGCTTGCCCAAGACAGGTCTCCTGATGACACTCCTGGGCGTGATCTTTATGAATGGCAACCGTGCCACTGAGGCGGAGATGTGGGAGTTCCTGAATGCTCTGGGGATCTATGCTGGGAGGAGGCACTTAATCTTTGGGGAACCCGAGAAGCTCATCACCAAATTGGTGCAGGAAAATTACCTGGAGTACCGTCAGGTGCCCAATAGCAACCCTCCATCCTATGAATTTCTGTGGGGTCCCAGAGCACATGCTGAAACTACCAAGATGAAagtcctggaagttttggccAAGATCAATGACACTGTCCCTCGCTGCTACCCTGATCTCTATGAGGAGGCTTTAAGAGATGAGCAAGAGAAGGCAGGACTGCAAGCTgcaggcagggcctccacggTTGCCAGGTCCAGGGTGGGTTCTAAGGCCAAGTCCCGCAGGTCCTCCCACACCTAATGAGGTCtgagcagtatttttcactttggttGAAAAGGGTAGTCATGCTCTGTGGTACAAAATAGCAGAAACAGGAGGAGACAAAATAGATATTTAATCTTTTACTGTGTTACATTAGTAACTTGttatatttgttttctgtgttattttataaatattccttttaattgAAAACTTACATTGTATCACAGTCTTTGTTTCTTAATCTCATGAATCacaaatttatttctgtttttcatgttCAATACTTGAATTTTGTTATGTCTGGACAAATTTATAAACCTTGAGTATGTTCCTTTTACTACAGAATAAGTTAATTTGGTAGTGTGATaggaatgttcatggaaatgtaaaagAACTACACAGTGAAATGATAATGTTGACATACATTTGAAAAGAGAAATGTACAATGATTAATTCTTTGCATAATTCCTTTCAATGTTTCTTTAGTTTTAATAAAAGatattcagtttattttgtttaagaaTGTTAATTTTCTCTTCATTCACTGCACATGGTCTATTctactatattaaaaaaaactctcaagGGTGGACTTTCCTCAGTTTAGTAGAATATGACATGAGATCAGAATGAGTtaataaaaaacagattttaaaacaaGGCTGCTAAAAAATCAAGGCAACTTCCAAGgacataaatattttcaacagCCGGCCAGATGTAGCTCTGACATCTGATATTTCAGCAAGGTGATGGCTTTATTCTGAGGAGCGTGGCCTCAGGTCTGTGGACGGTGGAATTGTGGTGTGCTCAGTGGTCAACATGAGGATCCTCAATAAGGAGAGAGGAGACTACTCACTCCAGAACAGTGATAAAGTACAGTGTCCTGCCCTGCTGTCTTTCCTGGGAGGCCGGGGCAGAGCTTTCTGGCTGAAGTGGCTCTTTTTTCCACAGGGAGTAGTCTCAATGGAGTGAGGGCCTTGGTGTAATGGGAAAAGCCCCCTTCAGCATAGGAAGAAAAACTAATCCCCCCAGGAATAAAATTCATGATCCTAAGTTAAGCTTTTGTTACTCCTCTCACAACTGAAAGGGCCGCACAGAGCCCTGCCACTGATAGCTCCAGCTGCTAACCTTGGATCTGTGCATGAGTCCCACTATTATAGGATATCTAAAGGAGGTAAGGCACTTGGTCTAAGAGGCCAGCCACAGGTTACCACAGAGAATTCATGTCATTCCAAGTGTCACTGTGAGGACCCTGAGGACTTAAGTAACCATTTAAATAGTGAAAGCAGAGACACCACAGAATCCCTCACTACTGCCATCCAAAGTTGACCACAGAGAATTGCATCCAACTGAGGCAACCCCTGCATCCTCTTAGGTGAGCTCTGCAAATCAAAAGTTATCATATGGAGGGACATTCTTCTGGGTCACCAGAATATTCAGTGTCATGACTTTGAGGACTGAGGGGAACCCACACAGTCCTGTCCCTTTCCACCCTGGGAAACCCCAGGCTGAGGTAAACAGATGGGTTACTCACTTCCAGTCCTAGTAGACACTGGTAACTAGAAGGAGTCCAGATCATGAATGGGTAGGTAATCAGGCAGGTCTCAGAGGTCAGGAGGATCCTTCTGTAAGAAGGACTTTCCTGATGGCTCTGCTGtgaatgtgtcccccaaaagTTGGAAATTTAATCTTTAATACAAGTTTTGGGAGGTGGGGCTTAATGGGAAGTGATTAGAaccatgagggctccacccttACAAATGGGTTAGTGTTGTTTTCCCAGAAGACAATTCATTTTTGTGTGAGTTCCCAATGAAATGATATGTTTggcatctctctccatctccctcccgctctctctcAGTTCTGTTTTCTGCCATGGTATGACAGCAAGAAGGTCCTCAGCAAATGCTGGACATTAAATCTTGAACTTTCAGCCCTCAAATTTAAAGGAACAAACCTCTATTCTTTgcaaattacccagtctcagataATCTgttacaacaacaaaaacagactaagacatctGAGCCAAAAGATAATCTGTTCTGTAATGCTGGAGGAGGCTATGCCACAAATATAAAAAGGAGCTGAAGATGGTATTCAAGACTTGTTCTTAACAGTTTCAAGGGGTAGTCATGGTATGTCTTCATCAGCAAGGAATTAAGTTCATTGTTATATCCAATCAAGGTCAAGCTCATTTTCAAGTGTTGTTGCTTTCTGTCAAGTATACTTGGCTTAAAATATGACTAATGAAAATTTGAGTTTTGCATGTTTGGTATTGATATAATCACTAAATATAGCAGGTTATATCCTACAGCCTAATATGGTTCCCAGGGACCTTTCCCACCtgaaggaaagaaagcagaaagaaaataagcCACATTCAAAACACTAGGAGAGTCTTATAAATTATTCCTGTGTGAGTGTTTTGGCACTGTGAGTTAACacagtgcttgggacacccacttcccaaATTAGAGAACgagttcagtcctggctactctgcttacaatctggcttcctgaaaatgcatcatgggaggcagtagataaagGCACAGGTGCTTctgcccttgccacccacttggatgACCTGGATGGGTTTCCAGGCTTCAagcctcagcctagcccagccttgacttttgtagatatttggggatgaatcagcagttggaacaTTTGAGTCTCTCTTTCATGCTGCCTTTCACAGAgatgacaataaataaaatgaacactaAAAGCTGGCACAGGcattatagcacagcaggttaaaccactgcttctaatgccagtatcccatatcagagtgcatggcttgagtcctggctgctctacatttgtgttccaacttcctgataatgtacctcgGAGTTAGCTGATGATGACCCAAGAATGTgattttctgccacccacataggaaacccaaatggaggtccttgattcttgcttcagactggcctggacctggctgttataggcaattagggagtgaataacCAGTATGCAAGTTCTCTACACTCCCCCCATCTTAAAAGTATATA comes from the Oryctolagus cuniculus chromosome X, mOryCun1.1, whole genome shotgun sequence genome and includes:
- the LOC100347689 gene encoding melanoma-associated antigen B1, whose translation is MPRGQKSKLRARKKRLQTHTVTQGAKAAQAVGEEERENLSPSVPSSPVGVGVPPNSPASCISQCVLGGQPSSSLDAGVSDACSHVGVESGAKASLSKEAPSARISIRDPLSRKTHQLVQFLLEKYNNQEPIMQANMLKVVTRKYKAHFPEILRKTSERLELVFGLDLKEVNPSSHMYVLVSKLGLSTESSLHGNQGLPKTGLLMTLLGVIFMNGNRATEAEMWEFLNALGIYAGRRHLIFGEPEKLITKLVQENYLEYRQVPNSNPPSYEFLWGPRAHAETTKMKVLEVLAKINDTVPRCYPDLYEEALRDEQEKAGLQAAGRASTVARSRVGSKAKSRRSSHT